One Serinus canaria isolate serCan28SL12 unplaced genomic scaffold, serCan2020 HiC_scaffold_123, whole genome shotgun sequence genomic window, tcccatccctcccatcaATCCCGCCCCGCCATCCGTCCCGCACCCGCCATCCGCCCATCACCCATCCTCCATCCCCCTCTCTCCCCGTACCCCCGCCATCCCAGCACCCCCGCCATCCCGTctatcccatccccatcccggCCCCACCCGccgtcccatcccatccatccccatccatccccccCATCCCACCATCCCGTCCCGCCATCCCCGCCACAAGACaggagggatgggatgaggtCACCTTTGGGGTCCCTCCTAACCCAACCCATTCCCCTCGCGTTCCATGATCCCATTCCCCAATCCTCTGatcccattccatgattccacagTCCCTGACCCAGCTCAGAGCTTGGAATGAGATcatcttccccttcctcccaaCCCATTCCCTGATTCTCTgatcccctccatcccagatCCCATTCCCCAATTCTCTGATCCCATTCCACAATCCCATTCCTCAAGTTCTCTCGGATCCCATACCCCAGTTCTCTGATCCATCCATGATCCCATTCCCCGATTTTTCGATCCCATCCCATGATCCCATTCCGCGATTCCATGATCCGGTTCCCCAGTTCTCTTCCATGATCCCATACCATAATTCCATGATCCCATTCCCTGATTCCCTGATCCCATTGCCCAGTTCTCTGATCTCATTCCATGATTCCGTTCCCCGATTCCCTGATCCCATTCCCCTATTCCAGGATCCCATTCCCCAATTCAATGATCCCATTCCCCAATTTttctgatcccatcccatgattccatgatcccgTTCCCCAATTCCATGATCACATTCCCCAATTCCATGATCCCATTCCATATCCCAGATTCCCGTTCCATGATCCCATTCCATGATCCCGTTCCCCGATTCCATGATCCCATTCCATGATCCCGTTCCCCGATTCCATGATCCCGTTCCCTGATTCCATGATCCCGTTCCCCGATTCCATGATCCCGTTCCATGATCCCGTTCCCCGATTCCATGATCCCATTCCCCGATTCCATGATCCCGTTCCCCGATTCCATGATCCCGTTCCCCGATTCCATGATCCCGTTCCCCGATTCCATGATCCCGTTCCCCGATTCCATGATCCCGTTCCATGATCCCGTTCCATGATCCCGTTCCCCGATTCCATGATCCCATTCCATGATCCCGTTCCCCAATTCCATGATCCCATTCCCCAATTCCATGATCCCGTTCCCCGATTCCATGATCCCATTTCCTGATCCCATTCCCCGATTCCCCGATCCCTCCCTCGGCGCCCTCCCCCCCCATTCCCAATTCCTGACCTTGTCCCAGTCGGGGCGGCGGGCTGGTGCGGCTGCGGAGCCCGGAGATGGAATCCCGCTGCTCCTGGGCCGCCAGCAggtccagggccagctgcagccccagcgccTTCACGTCCCCCTTGCCCAGCGCCGAAGTCATGTACaggtgcagctccaggaactTCCCTGGCAATCCCAGGCATTCCAGCTGCCCGCCGGGATCCGGCCCCTCTCCAGGGCCTGCGCTGGGATGGGGGTTTTCCTGGGAATGACCCCGATGCTCCCGCTCACCTCCCGGCTCCAGCTCCGCCTGCTCCGCCTCCAGCTTGGCCAGGAGGCCCAGGAAccactgcaggtgctgctggtcCCGCGTGATCCAGATGAAATCCACCTGGCAGGGCGGGAAAGCCTCGGCTTGGGCATCCCCCTGGATCCCGGTGCCAGATCCCAGCACTGGATCCCGGCACCAGATCCAGCCCCCCTTCCCAAAGCTCCCAGATTTGAGGGATGCTCCCGAGCTCTCCACCCCAGCACCCTGGTAGCCCCATCCCTGGCCAAGCCTGGATCCCACATCCCCTCTTGctcccgttcccattcccacctTCCGGAGCGTCATCTCCTCATCCCGCCGTTCCTCGCTCCAGGAGAAAcggcagctggggcagctctgcttccGCCGCCGGTACCTGCACGGGAGAGCAGCActtcctgccattcctgcccACTCCTGCCCATTCCTTCCCATTCCCTAATTCCATGATCCCATTCCCCAACTCCATTATCCCATTCCTGactcttccttccccttccttccttttcctgctctttccttccttttccttccccttccttccttttcctgctctttccttccccttccttccttttcctgctctttccttcctcttccttcccctttccttccttctcctgctctgtcctgcctcccttccccccttccttcccttggcctgctcttttcttcctttctccgttccttccttcctgcctctttccttcctcccttccccttccttcctttcccttccccttccttcctctccttcccctccttcctttcctcccttccttccttccttcctccccttccttccttcccttcctccttccttcctttccttccccttccctccttctccttccccttccttccttttccttccccttccttccttttccttccccttccttccttctccttccccttccttccttttcctgcccattcctgctccttccttccttttcctgctctttcctaacctttccttccccttccctcccgctgcctgcccatggccaAGCTCCCTCCAGCGCCTTTCCCCCAGCCCAAATTCCCAAGGAAAACCCTGGCACCGAGAGAGGCCCCACCGGTGGCCATGGGAACGAATCCCAAGGATGGAGGACTGGATGGGCAGCTCCACCCGGGCGTGCATCTCAAATCCCTGGGATGTTCCCGGGCTCCAGGGGGACCCACCGGAACATGATGCTCTGCAGGATGGAGGCGAAGGGGGTGATCCCGATGCCGGCTCCGATGAGAACGGCGTGCTCCGAGGTGAAGATCCGCCGGCTCGGCGTTCCGTAGGGACCGTCCAGGAAGCACTGGGACAGATCCAGCAgttccaggggctggagcagctcccggGTGGAGGAGAAGGGCACAAAAGGGATCCTGGAATTTGGGATCTTCCCGGGGTtttgtgggagcagggaatgggtgGGAAGGACTGGAGTtttccagcagggcagggtttggaTCAGCCTCAGGTGGCATCATCcatgtgcagggatggagcagctgggaatggggatgggatggtGGGAATGCTGATCCCAGCCCATTTCCCGGGATCTAGGAAAGGTGGGAACATCCTCACCTTGACGCTGCAGCTCCGCTGGCTCTCCCCGGGCTCGGtgccctgcaggagaggggagcagtGACCATCCCCCCTTCCCAAGCACTCCCAAAAttccctggatttggggtgttttccCACCGGGCTGCACACACAATTCCAGCTGTCAATGCCGCAATAATATCCAAggaatttctttccaaagagGAGCTTTTTAAGGAGCTTTATCCCATTTGGGAtccagtccctgtcccctgggatgggggcagtgctcaccccctgctccaggTCCTTTCCCGGGAAAGCAACTCCGGAGGTTCGGAATGCCGTCAGCTccactgctccatccctgccagaGGCCACGGATCCTTCCTGGGAACAAAGGCTGGAATCAGCAGTGGGATCACCTCTCCCAGGATCTGCTGGGCCTCCAGCAGGGAGTGTCATAGCAATTCCCATTCCATGGAGCACAAATTCCCATTCCATGGGACACAAATCCTTCAAGGCTGGACAAGCAGGGAATGTTCATCCCGAGGGATTCCCCAGCTGGGATGACTCCATGGGATCCACTCCACATCCATCTGTGCCCATCCCTTTGCTCTGATCCCAATCCCACAATCCCACCTGTTCCCAGTGCCGGCTCCTCCGCTCCCTGCGGCTCTTCCCAGGCGGATTCGGCTCCGGGCCGTgcaattccagctgctggaagtaCTCGTAGAGCTTGGTGGTCCATTGGCCCCGTGCCCGGATGTGCAGCCAGAGGGTTTCTGTGGGATCaatcccaaaatcctggaattctCTGGATTGGGAAGAACTTCAAACCCAACTCATCCTATGGAACTGCCTCCCATAGCCCGGCTCGCTCCAAAAGCCCCATCCGAGCTGGAAAAACGTCACCGTGGGCATGGAAAACAGATCCTGGGGGTGGGAAGTGGGTTCCAGGGGTGGGAAACGGATCCTGGGTGGGAAATGGATCCCAGGGGTGGGAAAACGGATCCTGGGGATGGAAAACGGATCCCAAGAGCAGGAAGCAGATGCCAGGGGCGTTAAGGGAAAATTCCAGGGGGATtttcagggagcaggaggaaccTGGCTGCTCCGGGGCGCTGCTGATGGAGAAGGGGTGCCACTCGTAGGCGGCGATGGCCGGGACGTTCAGGTAGACGTAATCCCCCGGCTGGAAGCGGAAGGATTTCGGCCTCTGGATCACCAGGTGGGTCACCTGCAGGAGAACGGGagcaggaaaactgggaatgtCCAAAGGATGTCTCCCGCTGGTTTCTGTGCAGAGGAAGTTCTGGGTTCTGCCCCCCCGCTGGGTTTgttccccattccctgcccagTTTGTGTTGCACAAAATCCCAGTTCAAATTGGGCTCAAACTACgggatttggggaaaaaactccGAGTTCCAGGAGTTTTTGTTCTGCTCCGCTTGTTCCGTGAGTTTTCATTTgacaaaacagggaaaaaggCCTGGAAATAAAGGAATTCCTTTGGCCTCCCACTTTTCcctgtttgtttgttccttCATTCCCAGAGTgccaggaggaggtgggagacGGGATGGTAGGATTtgagatggatggatggatggatggatggatggatgggatttgggatttacTCCCACCTTGGAGGGCAGCAGCTTGGCCTCCAGGATGTGCAGATCGCCTGCCCGGCGCCACACCCAGCCCAGAACCTTCTCCAGCACAAACAGGGAGCCGGGAATCAGGAACCACTTCCAGAAGTGGGGACCGTGCAGGAGCAACAGGAACCACACGGGGATGTAGCAGAGGTGGCTCCAGTAAAACacctgggaatgggaacaggaatgggaatgggaacaggaatgaGGATGGGAAGTGCTGGACCCAAATGGTGCTTCCTGGAAAAGGCAGCCCAAGGGAATCCTGCAATCTCTGGGGTTTGGGATAAGGAAAGGACCTTAAacccatccagttccaatcccagcacctcccactatcccagggctgctccagggacactcccagggatccaggagcaccCACACCTTCTCTGGCAATCCCATCCCAATATCCCTGTGGCGCTGGGAAACCATTCCCTGGGTCCCGTGGGGAAGCAAATCCCAGGAGCCCCAAACTGCGAGTGTGGCGTGCCCAGGGCTCCCACCAGGATGGGCACCCAGGGGTGCTCCCCCTTCCCACCACGGCACCCTCGGCATTCCAGCCGGGAATTCCCATGGGATCACCTCGAAGTGGCCGCCGCGGCGCAcgcaggggctggagcaggcgAGCATGGCCAGGAGCAGCGCCAGCAGCGCCAGCCCGGTCTGCGGGGCAGTGCCACCAACGCCACCGGCGCCCGGCCGCGCCCGCCGCACGTACTCGCCCAGGGCCACCAGCCAGTCCCgctgtgccaggcctggggacacgggcacagctcagctcggCCACCCGTGCCACCCCCGCTGCCCTGCCGGGAATGCCCCGGACCTGCCCGGGCCTGTCCCGGGGCTGTTGGCACGGAGAGCAGAGGGGGGAGAGCCCTGGCACCCGctctgggatggcactgggggTACCAGGGTGTGGggtgctgggatttgggaatgccGGGATTTGGGATCCCGCTCGGGACCTCGGCTGTCCGGCGGGAGCCGCTAGAGGGGGATCACAGCCCGCGGCTGCCGGCCGTGCCCTGCCCgtgccatgtccctgtccccgcccGTGCCCCCGGCAAGGCCACCCGTCCTCCACGGCATCCCCCCCTCCTTGGGACACGGACACCCCTTCCATGGGATCCCGGGACACGGACACCCCTTCCATGGGATCCCGGGCCATGACCCGCATCCCTGGGctccctgtccccgtgtccccctgaCACTGACCGGCCTGTGCCAGgtgtgtccccgtgtccctgtcacTGACCGCCTCTGCCAGGTGTGTCCCCGTGCCCCCTGTCACTGAccctcctgtgccaggtgtGTCCCCGTGTCCCGTGTCACTGACCGgcctgtgccaggtgtgcccCCGCGTGCGCggtccccagggccagcaccagGTGTCCCACGCGCTCGTGGCCCTGCACGTGCAGCTCCAGCGGGAACAGCTCCGCCAGCGGCGTGGAGCGCAGCCAGGTCAGAGAGCGCCGCAGCATCAGCGCCTGGGGACAGcgacggggacggggacagggcaggggacagcgaCAGGGGTGAGGACGGGGCAGGGGGCAAAGAGGGGGCAGGGGGCAAAGAGGGGGCAGGGGTGAGGGCAGGGACGGGGGGCAAAGAGGGGGCGAGAgaggggacggggacaggggcgagggaggggacaggggacagcgCTGGGGAGAGGGACGGGCAGCAGGCGAGGGAAGGGGTCAGGGCACCCGGAGATACCAGGGGCAAATGGAACTGGGAGGCACGGGGAGATTCCAGGGGGAACGGGAAATGTTGGGAGACAATGGGAAATTCCAGGGGGAACGGGAAATGTTGGGGGGCCTTGGGAAATGCCGGGAACAGCAGGAAACTTTGGGCCAGCACTCCTCCTTGCTAACCCGGGACCCTCCCGGCCTTCCCGGCTCCCtcccctccgtgtcccccggtgtcccccggtgtccccccggtgtcccctcgGTGTCGCGGGCACTCACGGCCAGCAGGGCGCAGTTGAGGTTGAGGCTctgcccgcagccccgggcCAGCGCCAGGGCGGGGCCGCGCTCCCGGTgccacagagcccccagggcGAGCAGGAGCGCCGTGGTGGCGACCCAGCcccccaggcagcacagccgGGCCCGCTGATCCCCGCGGGATTCCCGGGAAAAGCAGCACGTCCCGGCCCGCTGATCCTCGCGGGATTCCCGGGAAAAGCAGCACATCCCGGCCCGCTGATCCTGGCGGGATTCCcgggaaaagcagcacagccagggctcagcaggacTGGGACTGGGGGGCTTCagccagctggcagcactgggaaaatgggaattggATGGGAACTGGGGAGGGGTTTTGGATGGGAATTTGGGGGTGTTtggatggggaatggggagcTGGAGAAGTATCCAGCCCGGGGTGGTACCCGGCCCTACAGCCAGAGCggcagcatccctgcatccatCCCAAAATCCAAATGCTGcacccatcccaaaccatccctgctCCAATCCCAaacctctccagctgctcccagccccactgtggGCTCCCCATGGAATCCTttcccagaaatcccagagcTCTCCTCCCCACCTGATGCTCAGG contains:
- the NOX5 gene encoding LOW QUALITY PROTEIN: NADPH oxidase 5 (The sequence of the model RefSeq protein was modified relative to this genomic sequence to represent the inferred CDS: inserted 2 bases in 1 codon), whose protein sequence is MGTAADAEWLRWVSKKFGNVAGKEKEISLEEFKSALQVKESFFAERFFALFDSDGSGSLSREELLGSLRRLLRGNSTEKLRFLFQVYDVDGSGSIDAEELRVVLRGCLRESSLALPEERLGALSQALLQALDRDHSGSITFPELREQLEAFPELLENLSISAASWLKPPSPSPAEPWLCCFSRESRQDQRAGMCCFSRESREDQRAGTCCFSRESRGDQRARLCCLGGWVATTALLLALGALWHRERGPALALARGCGQSLNLNCALLAALMLRRSLTWLRSTPLAELFPLELHVQGHERVGHLVLALGTAHAGAHLAQAGLAQRDWLVALGEYVRRARPGAGGVGGTAPQTGLALLALLLAMLACSSPCVRRGGHFEVFYWSHLCYIPVWFLLLLHGPHFWKWFLIPGSLFVLEKVLGWVWRRAGDLHILEAKLLPSKVTHLVIQRPKSFRFQPGDYVYLNVPAIAAYEWHPFSISSAPEQPETLWLHIRARGQWTTKLYEYFQQLELHGPEPNPPGKSRRERRSRHWEQGTEPGESQRSCSVKCFLDGPYGTPSRRIFTSEHAVLIGAGIGITPFASILQSIMFRYRRRKQSCPSCRFSWSEERRDEEMTLRKVDFIWITRDQQHLQWFLGLLAKLEAEQAELEPGGKFLELHLYMTSALGKGDVKALGLQLALDLLAAQEQRDSISGLRSRTSPXRPDWDKVAGAGGRVSGAEAVRGVGVPVRSAGLARALRPSLPAALGIRFCR